A stretch of Shewanella dokdonensis DNA encodes these proteins:
- the hemF gene encoding oxygen-dependent coproporphyrinogen oxidase, whose amino-acid sequence MTAPDSSMVKQYLQQLQQKICEALEQLDGSAKFIEDAWQRPLGGGGKSKVLVDGAVFEQAGVNFSHVTGDAMPGSATAHRPELAGRSFEAMGVSLVIHPRNPYVPTTHANVRFFIARKPDADPVWWFGGGFDLTPYYPFLEDVQQWHQQAQALCQPFGADVYPKYKKWCDEYFYLPHRQETRGVGGLFFDDLNAGGFEQCFAFMQAVGNGFIEQYRPIVEKRQDTPYGERERQFQLYRRGRYVEFNLVYDRGTLFGLQTGGRTESILMSMPPLVRWQYSYQPEAGSPEADLYQNYLKPRDWLAR is encoded by the coding sequence ATGACCGCACCTGATTCATCCATGGTGAAGCAATATCTACAGCAATTACAGCAAAAGATTTGTGAGGCTTTGGAACAGCTGGATGGTTCCGCCAAGTTTATCGAAGATGCCTGGCAGCGGCCTTTAGGTGGCGGCGGAAAAAGCAAGGTGCTGGTGGATGGTGCGGTGTTTGAGCAAGCTGGCGTTAACTTTTCCCATGTCACCGGAGATGCGATGCCGGGATCTGCTACGGCGCATCGTCCAGAACTGGCGGGCCGCAGTTTTGAAGCCATGGGCGTGTCTCTGGTGATCCATCCCCGTAATCCTTATGTGCCCACGACTCATGCAAATGTACGTTTCTTTATCGCCCGTAAACCGGACGCTGATCCTGTCTGGTGGTTTGGTGGCGGTTTCGATTTAACGCCGTATTACCCCTTCCTAGAAGATGTGCAGCAATGGCATCAACAAGCACAAGCTTTGTGTCAGCCATTTGGGGCCGATGTTTACCCTAAGTATAAGAAATGGTGTGATGAGTATTTCTATTTGCCTCATCGACAAGAAACTCGCGGCGTTGGCGGGTTGTTTTTTGATGACCTTAATGCTGGTGGCTTTGAGCAGTGTTTTGCTTTTATGCAGGCGGTGGGCAATGGCTTTATCGAGCAATATCGGCCTATCGTAGAAAAACGCCAAGACACTCCTTATGGTGAGCGTGAGCGCCAGTTCCAGCTGTATCGTCGTGGCCGTTATGTGGAGTTCAATCTGGTTTATGACCGGGGCACATTGTTTGGATTGCAGACTGGCGGCCGAACAGAATCGATATTGATGTCGATGCCTCCTTTAGTGCGCTGGCAATATAGCTATCAACCTGAAGCGGGTTCTCCAGAAGCCGATCTTTACCAGAATTATCTTAAACCCAGAGATTGGTTAGCCCGGTAA
- a CDS encoding L-threonylcarbamoyladenylate synthase, with translation MLQIPASASKEILLRGGVIAYPTEAVYGLGCDPDNEAAVQRILEIKQRPWQKGLIMVASNFAQLRPYIDATQVTEAQLASAFAKWPGPFTFIMPVRASLSKFVRGQFDTCAVRVSAHPLVRELCDLVNKPIISTSANLAGEAPAVTAAEILQTFDGKLDALISGPLGEQRQPSTIIDIRSGKVLRQG, from the coding sequence ATGTTGCAAATACCGGCATCCGCCAGTAAAGAGATTTTACTGCGCGGTGGTGTAATCGCTTATCCCACAGAAGCCGTCTATGGCTTAGGTTGTGATCCTGACAATGAAGCTGCGGTGCAGCGTATTTTGGAGATTAAGCAGCGGCCGTGGCAGAAAGGGCTGATTATGGTGGCTAGTAATTTTGCACAGTTGCGCCCTTATATTGATGCAACGCAAGTAACCGAGGCGCAGCTAGCCAGCGCTTTTGCTAAATGGCCCGGCCCTTTTACTTTTATCATGCCGGTCAGAGCCTCTTTATCAAAGTTTGTCCGTGGTCAGTTTGATACTTGTGCTGTGCGGGTGTCGGCGCATCCGCTGGTTCGGGAACTCTGTGATTTAGTGAATAAGCCGATTATTTCGACCAGTGCCAATCTCGCTGGTGAAGCCCCAGCGGTCACCGCCGCAGAGATCTTACAGACATTTGATGGCAAGCTGGATGCGTTAATCTCGGGGCCGCTAGGTGAACAGCGCCAACCATCAACCATTATTGATATTCGCAGCGGTAAGGTGTTGCGACAGGGATAA
- a CDS encoding DNA topoisomerase family protein: MAKIDQQLFNTREHALEREYEVCPKCGAELHIRHSKHGSFLGCSNYPSCDYNRPLVQHEAIESQPLPGSVCPECGAELAVKSGRFGIFIGCTRYPECKHIEKHDQQPTQPAVTCPQCHHGKLESRTSRFGKTFYACSDYPNCKYLVNYPPRAETCPECGFAILVERRGAGGVRLECPQKNCSFKKLL; this comes from the coding sequence ATGGCCAAAATTGACCAGCAACTGTTCAATACTCGGGAACACGCGCTAGAACGCGAATATGAAGTTTGTCCCAAGTGCGGGGCTGAGTTGCATATTCGTCATAGCAAACATGGCAGTTTTTTGGGGTGCAGTAATTATCCGAGTTGTGATTATAACCGGCCCTTGGTGCAGCATGAAGCCATCGAATCGCAGCCGCTCCCGGGTTCAGTCTGCCCTGAATGTGGCGCAGAATTGGCGGTGAAATCCGGACGCTTTGGTATCTTTATTGGATGTACCCGTTACCCTGAATGTAAACACATCGAAAAACATGATCAGCAACCGACACAACCAGCGGTTACCTGTCCGCAATGCCATCATGGCAAGTTGGAGTCGAGAACCAGTCGCTTTGGTAAAACCTTTTACGCCTGTAGCGATTACCCTAACTGCAAATATTTGGTGAACTATCCGCCGCGAGCCGAGACATGCCCCGAATGTGGTTTTGCTATCTTAGTCGAACGGCGTGGTGCTGGCGGCGTGCGGCTAGAGTGCCCACAAAAAAATTGTAGCTTCAAAAAGCTTTTGTGA